In the Nocardia asteroides genome, TCCGGCTCAGGTACATCCCGGTGAGGTGCGCCTGAAAGATGCTGGTGCGGCCGAAATCCCACGCCTCCAGCAGGGAGTCGTCCGCCGCGGCGTCGGTGAGCCGGACCGTTGTCGGCCAGATCTGATCCAGGAACGCCGAGTGCGTGGCGTCCGCGCGGTCGCCGCGGGGTAGCTCGGCGGCGTGGAAGACGACGGCCATGCGCGCCTACCGGCCGTTCTCAATGTTCATGCCGAATCTCCCACCACTGCCGCACACCGATGCCGTAGCTATCGAGGAAAGCACGATTCAGCGCGTCGTACCCGGTGAAGCCGGCGCCGAGCGCGCTCGCCTCGTCCGGCGGGGCCGCGGCCGAACGGATCGTCTCGCGCGCGGCGCGCAGCCGTTCGGCCGCGATCCAGCGCTCGAGATCGACGCCGTTGCCCACGGCCCAGCCGCGCAGTTCGGCCACCGGGAGGCCGTGCGCGGCGGCGATCCGCTCGGCCGACAGCGCCGGGTCGCCCAGGTGTGCGCGGAGGTAGCCACGCAGGCCGGGCAACGTGACCCGGGCGCCAGGGCCCGGTGCCGGGGACACCGGCTTCCCCGGCTCCGGGTCAGCGATCCGCGGGCGTGCGGGCGTGTTCCAGCGCCCAGTCCAGGGCGTAGTCGGCGACCGCCTCCCAGCCGGGCTCGGCGCAGGTCCAGTGCGAGCGGCCGGGGAACTCGTGGTAATCGGTCAGCGCCGCGGACTTGCGGTACTTGCGGTGATTACCCCTGTTCACCGAGGGCGGCATGATGTGGTCCGCGCCGCCGGCGACGAAGAGCAGCGGGGCGCGGTCGTCGCGCCGATAGTCGACCCAGGTCTCCTGGTGGCCGGGGGTGAAGTTGGCGAACAGGCCGTACTTGAAAACCCAGGACCCCGGTGCCGCGATGGCGTAGCGGTCGTAGACCGCGCGCGACTCCTCTTCGGTAAGGGTGTTGGTGAAGGCGTAGCGGAACTCGTCGGCGGTGAAGCCCGCGGCCGCGTGCCGATTGGACCAGCGCTTGAGGATCGGCAGCAGCGAGCGGGCCTGCGAGATCGGGTTGACCCGCACGCCCTCGGTCGGCGCGGAATCCACCACCACCGCCGCCGCGCCGAGCCCGCGCGCGACGAGCAGCTGGGTCAGGGTGCCACCGAAGGAGTGGCCCATGATGATCGGCGGCTGCGGCAGCGCCTCGATGATCCCGGCCAGGTGGTCGACGGTCTCCGGGACGGTGAGCCGGGCGATCACCTCGGGCTGCTGCCGCAGCGCCTCGACCTCGATCTCGAAGCCGGGGTAGGCCGGGGCGAGCACACGGAACCCCTTGGCCTCGTAGTAGGTGATCCAGTTCTCCCAGCTGCGTGGGGTGACCCACAGTCCGTGGACCAGGACGACGGTATCGGGTGCCATGACGGTTCTCCTCTTTCGGGGCGGTGCCGAAGGTAGGGCGGCGCGGGGGCCGCGGGCTGTGCCTGGGCGCACGGTTCTGTACTCACGGAGCCGCTGCGCTGTCGGAACAGCGGTGTGCACGGACAGCCAGCTCCGCGGCCGGGCGGGGTCCTAGGTTGGGCGCAATCGAACCGCACGAAAGGGACGAACCCATGTCCGATCCGAGCAGCACCCGCCTGCGGCGCCTCGCCGCCACCATCGCCGTCTCCGCGGCCGTCCTCGGGCTCGCCGCCGGCCCCGCGGCCGCCCAGCCGGGTGCGAAGCCGACCGTCGTCCTCGTGCACGGCGCGTTCGCCGACTCCTCCGGCTGGCGCGACGTCGCCGCGCAGCTCACCGCGCAGGGCTATCCGGTGCGCACCTTCGACAACCCGCTGCGCGGACCCGCGAACGACGCCGCGGCGCTGGAGCGCGCGCTGGCCGGGATCGCCGGGCCGATCGTGCTGGTCGGGCACTCCTACGGCGGCGCGGTGATCACCAATACGCACGATCCGGACGTGGTCGCGAACGTCTACATCGCCGCCTTCGCCCCGGCGCGGGGCGAGTTCGTGCAGGGGCTGCTGAACCCGATCACCTACCCGGGCAGCAGGCTGCTCCCGCCCGCGCTGCAGCTCGGCGTCGTTGCCGACGCCACCGGCCCCGGCGGCAGCAACCTGGACGGCTACATCGGCGAGCCGTACTTCCACGAGATCTTCGCCCAGGACGTCGACGCCGCCACCGCGGCGGACATGTTCGACCACCAGAAATCGGCCGCGCTCACCGCCAACCTCGAGCCATCCGGAGCCCCCTCCTGGAGCACCGTCCCCAGCTGGTACCTGGTGTCGCAGCAGGATCGGGTGATCCCGCCCGCACTGCAGCGCTTCATGGCGTCGCGGGCCGCGCCCGGCACCACCACCGAGGTGGACGCCGCGCACGCATCGCTGGTCTCCCGGCCCGCCGAGGTGACCGGGGTCGTCGTCGCGGCCGCGAGCGCCACGCAGCGCTGACCTCGGCCGGCTGCACCCCGCGCGCGGCGCTGAGCGCTACCGCCCGGCGAGCCCGCGCCGCGGGGTGGTGGAGAGGTAGCTGCCGACCCGCTGGACGGTCAGGTTCATCTCGTAGGCGACGGTGCCGAGGTTCGCGGCGTCGGTGGTCTGCAGTGCGAGGCAGGCGTTCGGGCCCGCGGCGGTCACGAAGAGCACCGCGCGATCCAGTTCGATCATGGCCTGGCGCACGCCGCCGCCCTCGAAGCGGGCGCCCGCGCTGCGCGCGAGACCGTAGAGCGTGGAGGACATGGCGGCGAAGTGCTCGGCGTCCTCCTGGGTGAGCTGGTTCGAGCGGCCGAGCAGCAGGCCGTCGGTGGAGAGCACCACCACGTGCCTGACCCCGGCCAGCCGCTCGACCAGGTCGTCCAGGATCCAGTTCAGGTCACCGGGATCGGATGCGGTCATCTCAGCTCTCCTTGCCGTCGGCCTGGTCGGTGCTCGCGCGCCGCCCCTGCCGCGTCCCGTTCTCGATGGTCGTGATCATATCCCTGGCCTGCTCGGCAGTGAGCCGTGGCCGCTCCGCGGTCACCGGCGGCAGCGCCGCGGCGCCCTGCAGGTGCGGGTTGAGGTTGGCCTGCCGGTTGCGCTTGGGCAGCTCGGGGCGGCCCTCCTCGGAGAGCCGCAGCGGCTGCGAGATCGGCTGCTCCGGCGCCGCGCCCGGGTACGGCCGGGCGGGCCGGCCGGAGACCGGGCGGAAGGTCTGGGTCTCGGCCAGCGGGTCGGAGACCAGCACCGCTGCCCGCCGGGACGGCCGCGCGACCGGCGATTCCAGCGCGGGGGGCTGCGGCGCGCGGCCCACCGGCGCGCTGTCGGAGCCCGCCTCGCCCGGCAGCACGCTGGCGAGCAGCGTCGCCGGGATGAGCACGATGGCCCTGATCCCGCCGTAGTCGGACTCGGCGAGCTTGACCGAGATCTCGTGCCGCGCCGCAAGCCTGGCCACGACGAAGAGCCCGAGCCGGGAGTCGCCGGAGAGCGCGGCGACGCCGAAGTCCGGTGGTGCGACGAGCATCTGGTTGGCGCGCACGATGTCGCCGGTGGTCATGCCCATGCCCTGGTCCTCGATCTCGACCACGACGCCGCGCCCGACCACGGCGCCGGTCACCTCCACCCGCGACTGCGGCGGGGAGAAGCTGGTCGCGTTGTCCACCAGCTCGGCGAGCAGGTGCACGAGGTCGGCCACCATGCCGCCGTGCACGTGCACCTGCGGCATCCTGGCCACCCGGACCCGGGAGTAGTCCAGCGTCTCACCGACCGCCGAGCGCACCAGGTCGATCATCGAGACCGGGTTGCGCCACTGCCGCCCGACCTGCCCGCCGCCCAGGATGATCAGGTTCTCGGCGTTGCGGCGCTCGCGGGTCGCCAGGTGGTCGAGGCGGAAGAGCGTCTCCAGCAGCGCCGGATCCTCCTGCTTGCGCTCGGCCTCGTCCAGGATCTCCAGCTGCCGGTGCACGACGATTTGGCTGCGGTGCGCGATATTGAGGAAGACCGATTTCACGCCGTCCCTGGTGCGCGCCTCGGCCACCGCGGCGTTCACGGCGGTGCCCGCCGCGTGCCCGAAGGCATCGGCCACCTGGCCGATCTCGTCGGAGCCGAACTCCAGCTTCGGGGTGGCGGTGGCGGGGTCGACCGGCTCGCTGTTCTCCAGCTTGCGCATCATCTCCGGCAGCGTGACGTCGGCCAGCGTGAGCGTCTCCGACCGGAGCCGCTTGAGCCGCCGGATGATCCGGTTGGCGAGCAGCACCGAGATGCCGATGGCGAGCAGGCTGATCGCGCCGACGCCGACGCCTGCCAGCATGGCGTTGCGCGAGTCGTCGGCGGCCTTGTCCGCGGCGAGTTTCTGGGTCCGCGTGCTCTGCGCGACCCACATGTTCATGAGCTGCAGGTTGACGTCGGCGGCAGCGGCCCGCCATTCGGCGGCCGGGATCGGCAGCGGCGGCAGCGTCGCCTCGCGGCCACCGGCCGCGCCCGGCTGCGCGGCGGCCGCGGCCCTGGTCACCGCGCGCCAGCCGATGACATTCTCGACGACGTCGAGCTTGCGCCAGGATTCGCTGTTGATCAGCGCGGTGGCCGCGGCCTTCTGCTCCGGGTCGACATCGCGGCTGAGGTTGCCGATCTCGATGCGGTAGTAGCCGACCTGGCGGGCGAACTCCTCCACCGGGACGGTCAGCGCGCCCTGCCCGGACTCCAGCGCGATGGCGAGCGCGAAGCTGCGCGCCATCGACTCCGCGGACTTGAGGATCTGCATGGCTTCGGTGAGCTCGACGCCGATCTCGGCGTCCGGGGCGAGCTGCTGGGAGAGCTGCGAGCCGACCACGACGCTGTCCAGCACCTGGTTGAAGAAGTTGTAGGCGTCGGCGGGCGGCAGCTGCCCGGCGTCGGTCGCGGCGCGCACGCCGGAGAGGTACTGCAGCATGGTGTCGATGCCGCCGACATCCTCGGTGAGCGAGGTGTCGACCGCGCCGAGCTCGCCCTTGGCGGCGTTCAGGGCATCCACCGCGGCCTGGAAGTCGGTCCGTGCCTTGGCGAGCCCGCCTGC is a window encoding:
- a CDS encoding roadblock/LC7 domain-containing protein, encoding MTASDPGDLNWILDDLVERLAGVRHVVVLSTDGLLLGRSNQLTQEDAEHFAAMSSTLYGLARSAGARFEGGGVRQAMIELDRAVLFVTAAGPNACLALQTTDAANLGTVAYEMNLTVQRVGSYLSTTPRRGLAGR
- a CDS encoding alpha/beta fold hydrolase — its product is MSDPSSTRLRRLAATIAVSAAVLGLAAGPAAAQPGAKPTVVLVHGAFADSSGWRDVAAQLTAQGYPVRTFDNPLRGPANDAAALERALAGIAGPIVLVGHSYGGAVITNTHDPDVVANVYIAAFAPARGEFVQGLLNPITYPGSRLLPPALQLGVVADATGPGGSNLDGYIGEPYFHEIFAQDVDAATAADMFDHQKSAALTANLEPSGAPSWSTVPSWYLVSQQDRVIPPALQRFMASRAAPGTTTEVDAAHASLVSRPAEVTGVVVAAASATQR
- a CDS encoding nitrate- and nitrite sensing domain-containing protein, whose amino-acid sequence is MFTVRLGVRTRVLAIALVPSLSLLAVGVGTTAYLVSESDRTHAWAVETGSVIDSSRLLVESMQAERLGTMARLSGDEAAAGGLAKARTDFQAAVDALNAAKGELGAVDTSLTEDVGGIDTMLQYLSGVRAATDAGQLPPADAYNFFNQVLDSVVVGSQLSQQLAPDAEIGVELTEAMQILKSAESMARSFALAIALESGQGALTVPVEEFARQVGYYRIEIGNLSRDVDPEQKAAATALINSESWRKLDVVENVIGWRAVTRAAAAAQPGAAGGREATLPPLPIPAAEWRAAAADVNLQLMNMWVAQSTRTQKLAADKAADDSRNAMLAGVGVGAISLLAIGISVLLANRIIRRLKRLRSETLTLADVTLPEMMRKLENSEPVDPATATPKLEFGSDEIGQVADAFGHAAGTAVNAAVAEARTRDGVKSVFLNIAHRSQIVVHRQLEILDEAERKQEDPALLETLFRLDHLATRERRNAENLIILGGGQVGRQWRNPVSMIDLVRSAVGETLDYSRVRVARMPQVHVHGGMVADLVHLLAELVDNATSFSPPQSRVEVTGAVVGRGVVVEIEDQGMGMTTGDIVRANQMLVAPPDFGVAALSGDSRLGLFVVARLAARHEISVKLAESDYGGIRAIVLIPATLLASVLPGEAGSDSAPVGRAPQPPALESPVARPSRRAAVLVSDPLAETQTFRPVSGRPARPYPGAAPEQPISQPLRLSEEGRPELPKRNRQANLNPHLQGAAALPPVTAERPRLTAEQARDMITTIENGTRQGRRASTDQADGKES
- a CDS encoding alpha/beta hydrolase; its protein translation is MAPDTVVLVHGLWVTPRSWENWITYYEAKGFRVLAPAYPGFEIEVEALRQQPEVIARLTVPETVDHLAGIIEALPQPPIIMGHSFGGTLTQLLVARGLGAAAVVVDSAPTEGVRVNPISQARSLLPILKRWSNRHAAAGFTADEFRYAFTNTLTEEESRAVYDRYAIAAPGSWVFKYGLFANFTPGHQETWVDYRRDDRAPLLFVAGGADHIMPPSVNRGNHRKYRKSAALTDYHEFPGRSHWTCAEPGWEAVADYALDWALEHARTPADR